ATAGACGCGGGTCTCGCTGCTAAGACCCAGGGCATGGTCTAAGAAATGGTCGGCTTCATGAATCCAGAAATCTAGGTGGCCATCGGTCTCGGCCATGGTCAGCAGTTCCCCCAGACGATTGGCATCGGCCTCAGACAGATGCGATCGCACCGCCAGGGCACAATATTCATGGATTCGGGCCAGGTACTGGCTATCTAGAAGAGCCCTAAGGTCAGCGTTCACAGCGATGTGATTGGACGTAGGCATGGTGTTACACAATCTGAGTAATACGGTTCCCGAACAGAGATAGCGTAGGCCAGTCAGCGGCGGACAGAGCCCGTCGGTCAACCGCCGAGTCTTAGCAGGGCGACGGACCCCCTCCTGTGAGCGACTACCTAGGACTCTGCGGCAGAAATAACGCCTCTATTGACTAGAGTGGAAAGGCTGCATTGATTCAGGATCTCCCTTTCTGCCTTCCACCTTCCTACTTCTGCCTTGGCAACCTAGGCGCTGGCTGCAGTACGCTATCCCAGGGGATAGTGCAGAAACGGCGAGGCCTGTGACAGGGGCTAGGCACCGCCTAGGGGCAGCACCCGCACGATGGCGGCGGCCGCGATCTGCCGTTGACCGATGGGCACCACCGCCAAGCCATTGGTCTGGGCCAGATTGATTAAATTGCCAGAGCTGTGGCTACCGGCCGCTAGGCGAAAGCTATAGCCGTCCTGGCCCGCCCGTAACTGGCCCCAGAGGTAGGTCTCCCGTTGCCCCCCGGCCCGTAGGGGCTGCTCGTTGGTAGCGGGGACGAAGGCCGGACTCCAGCCCCTGGCCTGGCCCGAGAGTTTGCGCAGGGCGGGGGCCACAAAGCGCCAGAAACAGACCAGGGCCGAAACCGGGTTGCCCGGTAAGCCGATGTAGAGGCTGGGGGTGTGCGCTAGGGTGGCGACGGTGAGGGGTTTCCCCGGCTTCACCGCGACGGCCCGAATAGGGAGGGTGCCGCCCAGATCCTTGAGGATGGTATCGACATGGTCGTAATCCCCCCCGGAGACGCCGCCGGAGGAGAGGACCAGGTCGGCCTGGGTCAGGGCCGATGCGATCGCAGCGCGCAATTGCGGTGGATCATCGGGCACGATGCCCAGGCAGAGGGGCTCCCCTCCAGCCTGACTGACCAGGGCCGCCAGGGCATACTGATTCGAGTCCACAATTTGGCCGGGGCCCAGGGGCGTCTCCAGCGAGACCAACTCACTGCCAGTGGAGAGCAGGGCCACCCGAGGGCGGCGATAGACCGGCACCTGAGCACACTGAGCCGCCGCCAGCACGGCAATATCAGCCCCCCCCAGGACCCCTCCCGCCGGCAACAGGGGATCGCCGGCTCGATAGTAGCTGCCCCGCTGGCGCACGAAGGCCTGGGGCTGGGGGGCTTGCAAAATATGGACTCGGCCAGACTGGGCCTGGGTGTGCTCCTGCATCACCACCGTGTCGGCCCCGGCCGGCAGCATGGAACCGGTGAACAGACGGGCCGCCTGCCCTGGGTGCACCGTTTGCTGGGGCACCTGACCGGCCGGGATTTCCTCGATTAGCGTCAGCACCACGGGCGCCTCGGTGGTGGCCCCCTGGACATCCTGGCAGCGCACGGCATAGCCATCCATGGCCGAGTTGTCCCAGTGGGGAAAGTCCAGATGGCTGCTGATCTCAGCCGCCAGCACTCGGCCCAGGGCCTGGGGCAGCGGCACCTGCTCTCGATCCTGTAGTGGATCTAGGGGCTGAACCAGCTGCAGAATCAGGGCTTCGGCCTCGGTGGCAGGCATCATGGCCATGGAATCCTCAAGATGACGTCGAGGCGGGCAGGGCGGCTCGCTCTGGGATAGGCCGCTGCTCATCGGCATCGGCATCGGCGAGTAGCCAGCCCCGCAGCCAGCGCGCCACAGTCCGCTGGGCCAGATCGCCGACGATGCGCTGCCCCATGGAGTGGGTCTCTGGCCGCATCAATAGGTCTGGGAGTCGACTGGCTAGCAAGGTGGGGTCAAACCCCTCCGTATCCCGCAGGATGGCCAGAATGTTGACGATGTGCTGCCAGTCCTCCTCGGCTGGGGGGGCGCCGTTTTTGCCGGCGGTCTCAGCCTGGGCAGGAGCCTCGCCCCAGCCGAAGCGTTCATAGAGGGTGTGGCTGAGCAGGTGAGGCAGGTGCTGACCCAGCTGATCCAGGGTGCGCACGGCTTCAGCGGCGATGCGATCGCGAATG
This portion of the Halomicronema hongdechloris C2206 genome encodes:
- a CDS encoding molybdopterin molybdotransferase MoeA, with the translated sequence MMPATEAEALILQLVQPLDPLQDREQVPLPQALGRVLAAEISSHLDFPHWDNSAMDGYAVRCQDVQGATTEAPVVLTLIEEIPAGQVPQQTVHPGQAARLFTGSMLPAGADTVVMQEHTQAQSGRVHILQAPQPQAFVRQRGSYYRAGDPLLPAGGVLGGADIAVLAAAQCAQVPVYRRPRVALLSTGSELVSLETPLGPGQIVDSNQYALAALVSQAGGEPLCLGIVPDDPPQLRAAIASALTQADLVLSSGGVSGGDYDHVDTILKDLGGTLPIRAVAVKPGKPLTVATLAHTPSLYIGLPGNPVSALVCFWRFVAPALRKLSGQARGWSPAFVPATNEQPLRAGGQRETYLWGQLRAGQDGYSFRLAAGSHSSGNLINLAQTNGLAVVPIGQRQIAAAAIVRVLPLGGA